Proteins co-encoded in one Vibrio fortis genomic window:
- a CDS encoding 4-phosphoerythronate dehydrogenase — protein MKILIDENMPYAEDLFSQLGEVILKSGRTLTADDLVDVDALMIRSVTKVNESLISKANKLKFVGTATAGMDHVDQDLMKERGIFFTAAPGCNKVGVAEYVFSAMMVLAQQQGFSVFDKTVGIIGCGQVGSYLASCLEGIGIKVLLNDPLKQREGDTREFTELETLLEQADIITTHTPITKTGDYPTHHLINETVLNNFRADQILINAARGPVVDNQALKARLQKADGFTAVLDVFEFEPEVDMELLPLLAFATPHVAGYGLEGKARGTTMIFNSYCEFLGREERAYASDLLPTAPVPQMKLDRAWDEATLHNLTQLIYDVRKDDALFRRNIATPGSFDRMRKEYWDRREYSAVELTGDESCNLAPLAKLGFMVKPTL, from the coding sequence ATGAAAATCTTAATCGATGAAAATATGCCTTATGCTGAAGATCTTTTTAGTCAGCTAGGTGAAGTGATCTTAAAATCTGGTCGAACATTAACAGCTGACGATCTTGTCGATGTTGATGCTCTAATGATTCGCTCAGTGACTAAAGTAAATGAGTCGCTGATCAGCAAAGCGAACAAGTTGAAATTCGTAGGTACCGCAACCGCAGGTATGGACCATGTTGATCAAGACCTGATGAAAGAGCGTGGGATTTTCTTCACCGCAGCGCCGGGCTGTAACAAAGTTGGTGTGGCTGAGTACGTGTTTAGCGCAATGATGGTGCTGGCTCAGCAACAAGGCTTTTCAGTATTCGACAAAACAGTCGGCATTATCGGTTGTGGTCAAGTAGGCAGCTACCTAGCAAGCTGCTTAGAAGGTATCGGCATTAAGGTGCTTTTGAACGATCCACTTAAGCAACGAGAAGGTGACACACGTGAGTTCACTGAGCTTGAGACTCTGCTTGAACAAGCAGACATTATCACTACCCACACGCCAATCACTAAAACGGGCGATTACCCAACACACCACTTGATCAATGAAACGGTACTGAACAACTTCCGTGCTGATCAAATTCTGATTAATGCGGCTCGCGGCCCAGTGGTGGATAACCAAGCTCTGAAAGCTCGCTTACAGAAAGCGGATGGCTTCACAGCGGTACTGGATGTGTTTGAATTTGAACCAGAAGTGGACATGGAATTACTGCCACTGCTTGCCTTCGCGACACCACATGTTGCTGGCTATGGTTTAGAGGGTAAAGCGCGTGGTACCACTATGATTTTTAACAGCTATTGCGAGTTCTTGGGACGAGAAGAGCGAGCGTATGCGAGTGACCTATTACCGACCGCACCAGTGCCGCAGATGAAATTAGATAGAGCATGGGACGAAGCAACACTGCACAATTTAACTCAGTTGATCTATGATGTGCGCAAAGACGACGCCTTATTCCGTCGCAATATCGCTACGCCGGGCTCTTTTGACCGTATGCGTAAAGAATATTGGGACCGCAGAGAGTACAGTGCAGTCGAACTAACGGGTGACGAATCTTGCAATTTAGCACCGTTAGCGAAACTCGGTTTTATGGTAAAGCCAACTTTATAA
- the fabB gene encoding beta-ketoacyl-ACP synthase I, producing MKRVVITGMGIVSSIGNNVEEVLASLKAGKSGITASEQFKEQGLRSQVWGNLKMNPADHIDRKKMRFMGDAAAFAYLSMEQAIADSGLTEEQVSNDRTGIVAGSGGASSLNQVNAVDILREKGVKRVGPYMVPRTMASTVSACLATPFKIRGVNYSMSSACATSAHCIGHAMELIQLGKQDVVFAGGGEELDWSLTMMFDAMGALSTKYNDTPEQASRTYDADRDGFVISGGGGMLVIEELEHAKARGAKIYGEIVGYGATSDGYDMVAPSGEGAVRCMKMAMQNVEGVDYVNTHGTSTPVGDVKELGAIQEVFGGNSPAISATKAMTGHALGAAGVHEAIYSTLMLDNGFIAPSINVANLDEAAAGLDIVTEAREQELTTVMSNSFGFGGTNATLVIKKYQD from the coding sequence ATGAAACGAGTCGTAATCACCGGTATGGGTATTGTTTCAAGTATCGGTAACAACGTCGAAGAAGTTTTAGCATCATTAAAAGCGGGTAAGTCAGGTATCACCGCTTCAGAGCAATTCAAGGAACAAGGCCTTCGCTCTCAAGTTTGGGGTAACCTAAAAATGAACCCAGCTGACCATATTGATCGCAAAAAAATGCGCTTTATGGGTGATGCAGCGGCATTTGCATACCTTTCAATGGAGCAAGCAATCGCAGACTCTGGCCTGACAGAAGAGCAAGTATCAAACGACCGCACAGGTATTGTTGCAGGTTCTGGTGGTGCTTCATCTCTAAACCAAGTAAACGCGGTTGATATCCTGCGTGAAAAAGGCGTTAAGCGTGTTGGTCCATACATGGTTCCACGTACAATGGCGTCAACGGTTTCTGCTTGTCTAGCGACTCCTTTCAAAATCCGTGGTGTGAACTACTCAATGAGCTCTGCATGTGCGACTTCTGCACACTGTATTGGTCACGCAATGGAACTTATCCAACTGGGTAAACAAGACGTAGTATTCGCTGGTGGCGGTGAAGAACTAGATTGGTCTCTGACTATGATGTTCGACGCAATGGGCGCACTATCTACTAAGTACAACGACACTCCAGAACAAGCATCTCGTACATACGATGCAGACCGTGACGGCTTCGTTATCTCTGGTGGCGGCGGCATGCTAGTTATCGAAGAGCTTGAGCACGCTAAAGCACGTGGCGCGAAAATCTACGGTGAAATCGTAGGCTACGGTGCAACATCTGACGGCTACGACATGGTAGCACCGTCTGGTGAAGGCGCAGTTCGCTGTATGAAGATGGCGATGCAAAACGTTGAAGGTGTTGACTACGTGAACACTCACGGTACATCAACGCCAGTAGGTGACGTTAAAGAACTTGGCGCTATCCAAGAAGTCTTTGGCGGCAACAGCCCAGCTATCTCTGCAACTAAGGCGATGACAGGTCACGCTCTAGGTGCTGCTGGTGTACACGAAGCGATTTACTCAACGCTAATGCTAGACAATGGTTTCATTGCACCAAGCATCAACGTTGCAAACCTAGACGAAGCAGCTGCAGGTCTAGACATCGTAACTGAAGCTCGCGAGCAAGAGTTAACAACAGTAATGTCGAACAGCTTCGGCTTCGGCGGTACTAACGCAACACTAGTGATCAAAAAGTACCAAGACTAA
- the mnmC gene encoding bifunctional tRNA (5-methylaminomethyl-2-thiouridine)(34)-methyltransferase MnmD/FAD-dependent 5-carboxymethylaminomethyl-2-thiouridine(34) oxidoreductase MnmC — MVSFPRNSYNPSQHIASNHKMIGFMTSITNAELDWNESGTPVSDQFDDVYFSNVNGLEETRYVFLKQNHLPERWLEHEQRRFVIAETGFGTGLNFLAVWQWFDAFLKDNPQAVTKELHFISFEKYPLNKDDLIKAHEAWPELAEYATQLQQHYPIALPECHRIVLGDGKITLDLWFGDIKDCMPLVPTPEQGLVDAWFLDGFAPSKNPEMWNQNLFNGMAKLAKQDCSCATFTAAGFVRRGLIEAGFEMKKVKGFGTKREMIAGRLNEKQGHSNIKPWFGLAPHSETEDIAIIGGGVASAALAKTLTRRHKQVSLYCEHEQPAENASGNNQGAIYPLLSETRSNVSRVFGPGLLYARQFIEQASQSVEFDHDWCGVNILMWDEGSTKKLNRMLEGNFHTDLIQRLSPEQANKKIGLPVDKESVYFPLGGWLSPRQLTQGLVSQLEASGLLQAHYQHQVTNLEWIDADQKWKLTIDTPQGEITKLHSQVVVANGHKFTQFEQTAPVPLTPVKGQVSHIPTTENLSKLKTVLCFDGYMTPQNPNNGHHCIGANYDKSNIDQEFDAEVQKHNGERLHGSLPDQAWTQDVDTTGNLSRQGIRSVSRDHLPFVGNVGDFGAIKAQYQDLHNFNPQRDELSSVETVASYPNLYCFIGLGSRGLSSAPLLAEVLASQICGDPLPLPVDVLEAIHPSRMWVRRLRKGKALTAGWVADKQAERNQ; from the coding sequence GTGGTCAGCTTTCCTAGAAATTCGTACAATCCATCCCAACATATCGCTTCAAATCACAAAATGATAGGTTTTATGACTTCAATTACTAATGCAGAACTGGATTGGAACGAGTCTGGTACGCCAGTTTCCGACCAATTCGACGACGTTTACTTCTCAAACGTGAACGGTTTAGAAGAGACTCGTTACGTGTTCTTAAAACAAAACCACCTTCCTGAGCGCTGGCTAGAACACGAACAACGCCGCTTTGTAATTGCAGAAACGGGCTTCGGAACAGGCCTGAACTTCCTTGCTGTCTGGCAGTGGTTTGATGCGTTTCTAAAAGATAACCCACAAGCTGTGACCAAAGAGTTACATTTCATCAGTTTTGAGAAGTATCCATTAAATAAAGACGATCTCATCAAAGCGCATGAAGCTTGGCCAGAGCTTGCAGAGTATGCTACTCAACTTCAACAGCACTACCCGATTGCACTGCCCGAGTGTCACCGTATTGTGTTAGGTGATGGCAAAATCACGCTCGATTTATGGTTTGGTGATATCAAAGACTGTATGCCACTTGTCCCTACCCCAGAGCAAGGGCTGGTTGATGCTTGGTTCCTTGACGGTTTCGCACCAAGCAAGAACCCAGAAATGTGGAACCAGAACCTTTTCAACGGCATGGCTAAACTGGCTAAGCAAGATTGTAGCTGCGCGACCTTTACTGCTGCGGGCTTTGTTCGCCGCGGTCTGATTGAAGCTGGCTTTGAGATGAAAAAGGTCAAAGGCTTTGGAACTAAACGTGAAATGATCGCAGGCCGTCTCAATGAAAAGCAAGGTCACTCCAATATCAAGCCTTGGTTTGGTTTAGCGCCTCATAGTGAAACGGAAGATATTGCTATCATTGGTGGTGGTGTGGCGAGCGCGGCATTGGCCAAAACGCTTACCCGTCGCCATAAACAAGTGTCGCTCTACTGTGAACATGAGCAACCGGCAGAAAATGCCTCTGGTAATAACCAAGGTGCGATCTATCCCCTGCTAAGTGAAACCCGCTCAAACGTATCGCGTGTGTTTGGTCCAGGTTTACTTTATGCCCGCCAATTCATTGAACAAGCGTCTCAATCGGTCGAGTTTGATCACGACTGGTGCGGTGTAAATATTCTAATGTGGGATGAAGGCTCGACCAAAAAGCTCAACCGTATGCTTGAAGGCAACTTCCATACGGATTTGATTCAGCGCCTGTCTCCAGAGCAAGCGAACAAAAAGATAGGTTTACCTGTCGACAAAGAGAGCGTCTATTTCCCTCTTGGTGGCTGGCTAAGCCCGCGTCAACTGACTCAAGGCTTGGTTTCTCAACTTGAGGCGAGTGGTTTGTTGCAAGCCCACTACCAACATCAAGTGACTAATCTAGAATGGATTGATGCTGACCAGAAATGGAAGCTCACCATCGACACTCCACAGGGCGAAATCACTAAACTACATAGCCAAGTAGTGGTCGCAAACGGACATAAGTTTACTCAGTTCGAACAAACCGCTCCGGTGCCCCTAACTCCGGTGAAAGGCCAAGTAAGTCATATTCCTACGACTGAGAATCTGAGTAAGCTTAAAACAGTGCTGTGCTTTGATGGCTACATGACACCTCAAAACCCAAACAATGGTCACCACTGTATTGGCGCAAACTACGATAAGTCCAATATCGACCAAGAGTTTGATGCAGAGGTTCAAAAGCACAATGGCGAGCGCTTGCATGGTTCGTTACCCGACCAAGCATGGACTCAAGATGTCGACACAACTGGCAATCTATCACGCCAAGGCATCCGCAGTGTTAGCCGTGATCACCTGCCATTTGTGGGTAATGTCGGCGACTTCGGAGCGATTAAAGCTCAGTATCAGGATCTGCATAACTTTAACCCGCAGCGAGATGAACTCAGCAGCGTTGAAACCGTCGCAAGCTACCCTAACCTCTACTGCTTTATTGGCTTGGGTTCTCGTGGATTAAGCTCTGCGCCACTGCTCGCTGAGGTGTTAGCATCGCAGATTTGTGGCGATCCACTGCCACTGCCTGTTGATGTATTGGAAGCGATTCACCCTAGCCGTATGTGGGTAAGAAGATTGCGTAAAGGCAAAGCGTTGACCGCTGGTTGGGTCGCGGACAAACAAGCAGAGCGTAACCAATAA
- a CDS encoding NADPH-dependent FMN reductase: protein MKVIAFGASTSSTSINKALATYAANLIEGAEVKILDISDYQVPMFSEDTEKEIGQAEGAQAFLRDLAEADAYVISFAEHNGHHPAAFKNLFDWATRIERSVYGEKPAVYLATSPGPGGAQNVLGAATGSAPYFGGNVKASVSVPSFYDNFDFETGSISNEEIANQIKDAVAKL, encoded by the coding sequence ATGAAAGTTATCGCATTTGGCGCAAGCACCAGCTCTACTTCTATCAATAAAGCTCTAGCAACTTACGCGGCTAACTTGATTGAAGGAGCCGAAGTGAAAATCTTAGATATTAGCGATTACCAAGTTCCAATGTTCAGTGAAGATACTGAAAAAGAGATTGGCCAAGCGGAAGGCGCACAAGCATTTTTGCGTGACCTAGCAGAAGCCGACGCTTATGTTATCTCTTTCGCTGAGCACAACGGCCATCACCCTGCAGCATTTAAGAATCTATTTGATTGGGCGACAAGAATCGAGCGCTCTGTGTATGGCGAGAAACCAGCGGTGTACTTAGCGACATCTCCAGGCCCGGGCGGTGCGCAAAATGTACTTGGCGCGGCAACAGGTTCAGCGCCTTATTTCGGTGGCAATGTCAAAGCGTCGGTGTCCGTACCAAGCTTTTACGACAATTTCGATTTCGAGACGGGCTCTATCAGCAACGAAGAGATCGCAAATCAAATTAAAGATGCGGTCGCTAAGCTGTAA
- a CDS encoding YfcL family protein, which produces MIIEFEEKLLEVIDARIENASDDELFAGGYLRGHISLSVAACEEEGIEDVAEVKVRIEKSLEDARAELTPADRTIVNDLWVELQNLA; this is translated from the coding sequence ATGATTATCGAATTTGAAGAAAAGCTACTTGAAGTAATTGATGCTCGTATTGAGAATGCCTCTGATGATGAGCTGTTTGCGGGTGGCTATCTGCGTGGTCATATTTCACTGTCTGTGGCTGCGTGTGAAGAAGAAGGCATCGAAGATGTTGCTGAAGTAAAAGTTCGTATCGAGAAGAGCCTAGAAGACGCTCGCGCAGAACTGACTCCAGCAGACCGTACTATTGTTAACGACCTATGGGTTGAACTACAAAACCTCGCTTAA
- a CDS encoding elongation factor P hydroxylase yields MTHQYPDIINIFNQTFYESFNTKLELGEDEPIYLPADEQIAHHRIIFARGFYASALHEIAHWCVAGPERRLLEDFGYWYEPDGRTEAVQAEFEKVEIRPQAYEWILALSAGFPFNVSCDNLHGDFEPDRLAFMQKVHSEVMGILEVGLPPRVKMLSEALRDFYNIAPLTANQFIVK; encoded by the coding sequence ATGACGCATCAATACCCAGATATCATCAACATCTTTAACCAGACTTTTTATGAGAGCTTCAATACCAAGCTAGAGTTGGGTGAAGATGAGCCGATTTACCTTCCAGCCGATGAGCAAATTGCTCACCATCGCATTATCTTTGCGCGTGGGTTTTATGCGTCAGCGCTGCATGAGATTGCCCACTGGTGTGTGGCTGGCCCAGAGCGTCGCCTATTGGAAGACTTTGGTTATTGGTATGAGCCTGATGGTCGTACTGAAGCTGTACAAGCGGAGTTTGAGAAGGTAGAAATTCGACCTCAAGCATACGAATGGATCTTGGCATTGAGCGCGGGCTTTCCTTTTAATGTTAGCTGTGACAATCTACACGGCGATTTTGAGCCGGATCGTTTGGCCTTTATGCAAAAGGTGCACAGCGAAGTCATGGGTATTTTAGAAGTGGGTTTACCGCCTCGCGTGAAAATGCTGTCAGAAGCGTTGCGAGATTTCTATAACATTGCTCCATTGACGGCGAACCAATTTATTGTGAAATAA
- a CDS encoding trimeric intracellular cation channel family protein, protein MLLSVLYIIGITAEAMTGALSAGKQKMDWFGVMLVASATAIGGGTVRDILLGHYPLGWVENPQFLAITCIAGVVTTGLAKWVIKLKGLFIRLDALGLIVFSIIGTKVAMNMGLHPMICMVSALVTGVFGGLLRDLICRQTPLVLHEELYASIALIASGLYLALLEFGINDVTATITTLIVGYLLRMAAVRFKWRLPSFHLDPESSVH, encoded by the coding sequence ATGCTACTAAGTGTTTTATATATCATTGGTATCACGGCAGAAGCCATGACCGGCGCACTCAGCGCAGGTAAACAAAAAATGGATTGGTTTGGTGTAATGTTGGTTGCAAGCGCAACCGCAATTGGTGGTGGCACCGTTCGAGATATCTTACTCGGTCACTACCCGCTGGGTTGGGTTGAAAACCCTCAGTTTCTGGCCATTACGTGCATTGCGGGCGTCGTTACTACTGGTCTAGCAAAGTGGGTTATTAAGCTCAAAGGCTTGTTTATCCGCTTAGATGCACTTGGCTTGATTGTATTTAGTATTATCGGTACTAAAGTGGCGATGAACATGGGTCTGCACCCAATGATCTGTATGGTGTCGGCACTCGTTACAGGTGTCTTTGGTGGCCTGCTGCGTGACCTTATTTGTCGCCAAACGCCGCTCGTGCTGCATGAAGAGCTTTATGCTTCTATTGCACTGATTGCTTCAGGTCTCTACCTCGCATTACTAGAGTTTGGCATTAACGATGTCACTGCAACTATTACGACCCTAATTGTAGGTTACCTGTTGCGAATGGCAGCGGTGCGCTTTAAGTGGCGTCTGCCGTCATTCCACTTAGACCCTGAAAGCTCTGTGCACTAA
- the aroC gene encoding chorismate synthase — translation MAGNSIGQHFRVTTFGESHGIALGCIVDGCPPGLQITEEDLQKDLDRRRPGTSRYTTARREADAVKILSGVFEGQTTGTSIGLLIENTDQRSKDYSEIKDKFRPGHADYTYHQKYGVRDYRGGGRSSARETAMRVAAGAIAKKYLKQEFGVEIQAYLSQMGDIAIEKVDWNEIENNAFFCPDADKVPEFDQMIRDLLKEGNSIGAKIQVVAKQVPVGLGEPIFDRLDADIAHALMSINAVKGVEIGDGFDVVNQKGSEHRDPLTPEGFTSNHAGGILGGISTGQDIVASIALKPTSSITVPGDTITKDGEPTQLITKGRHDPCVGIRAVPIAEAMLAIVLLDHLLRHRGQNHGVTTNTPQI, via the coding sequence ATGGCAGGAAACAGTATCGGACAACACTTTCGAGTGACTACATTCGGAGAGAGTCACGGTATCGCACTAGGATGTATCGTAGACGGGTGCCCACCAGGATTACAAATTACCGAAGAAGATCTGCAGAAAGATCTGGACCGTCGTCGTCCGGGTACTTCTCGCTATACAACAGCTCGTCGTGAAGCAGATGCAGTGAAGATCTTATCCGGCGTTTTTGAAGGTCAAACTACGGGTACATCTATTGGTCTACTGATTGAAAATACAGACCAACGCTCTAAAGACTATTCAGAAATTAAAGACAAATTCCGTCCGGGTCACGCAGATTACACATACCATCAGAAATATGGTGTACGTGATTACCGAGGTGGTGGTCGCTCTTCAGCTCGTGAAACAGCAATGCGTGTAGCAGCGGGTGCGATTGCGAAGAAATACCTAAAGCAAGAGTTCGGTGTCGAGATTCAAGCATACCTTTCACAGATGGGCGATATCGCTATCGAGAAAGTTGATTGGAACGAGATTGAGAACAATGCATTCTTCTGCCCTGATGCAGACAAAGTGCCAGAGTTCGACCAGATGATTCGTGATCTGTTGAAAGAAGGCAACTCGATAGGTGCGAAGATCCAAGTTGTTGCGAAGCAAGTTCCAGTTGGTCTTGGTGAGCCAATTTTTGATCGTCTAGATGCGGATATCGCACACGCACTAATGAGCATTAATGCGGTTAAAGGTGTCGAGATTGGCGATGGTTTTGACGTGGTTAATCAAAAGGGTAGCGAACACCGTGATCCACTAACGCCTGAAGGGTTCACAAGTAACCATGCTGGTGGCATCTTGGGTGGTATCTCAACGGGTCAAGATATCGTAGCAAGCATCGCGCTTAAGCCTACTTCAAGTATCACAGTACCAGGCGACACCATCACTAAAGATGGCGAGCCTACACAGCTGATTACCAAAGGTCGTCATGATCCATGTGTTGGTATTCGCGCTGTGCCAATTGCAGAAGCGATGCTAGCGATTGTTCTGCTGGATCACTTATTACGTCATCGTGGACAAAACCACGGCGTGACGACAAATACGCCTCAAATCTAA
- a CDS encoding putative Ig domain-containing protein, whose amino-acid sequence MKKQGLLAASIAVALVGCGSDSDSSNPTTFSITAIDGYLANANVSVDSTQDGVCDLSQGKTDNKGQANLSLEYRNAVVCVDAVAGQTVDSNRGLVQHDFTLVNAGSGTIINPMTNMVNKLLAEDSELTVADAEEQVVAAITGDGGLEVSQALIFGDYIADTTEQAEALNLIGEVLVDHSDQDIETKLKLTQAMAEATQEIIDADDQTLEDYSPIIDIPPGGGDIIVTPNTRPKVVGTTEPVELTLGEAWRPNNVNDKFKDAEGDDMTFTMVVVDGDGNNGLSIDSVTGLITGEPENAGSFVYHIFATDTHDARSYPLTFEVTVLTDNQPPVVDEGELANLQSTMNTWMLTEGESLMDTLDVSALFTDKDGDDLEYKVETTLSVAARNGFNALVNDEGTVSFTGLIPRPAAAGAETLTVSVNDGVNSDWISATLSFPIIEEAPLPPVDGHPLENHTWHFLEWGSDDGSDSGVNEATRVWCDSVRFSDGKVYFNQRSLDNLQSCGEADQLETSSSYIVKDDVIEWSMSWEDEEDGIMSETVQLKIAQDADDLGQGAKMVLMSFMDDEEEHQRLAWYVNKSDVEARITLDSDMEDEDEIKFAMYLPGAQEGQYELGNVFMSMGLPHPQDQGRYDANLFFSIPEQDITCDDIGEFYETFFISGYDIDGKPFQSHSNGWGGGFECYDNIDNEGFNYAGIDFDIYEELDVGEVYSFIGIMKFEELEHLEEIKFNMTWEGIKQ is encoded by the coding sequence ATGAAAAAGCAAGGTTTACTGGCAGCGTCAATTGCAGTGGCTCTCGTCGGGTGTGGCTCAGACAGTGATTCAAGCAATCCAACAACATTTTCAATTACCGCAATTGATGGCTACTTAGCGAATGCCAATGTTTCGGTGGACAGTACTCAAGATGGTGTGTGTGATCTGTCTCAGGGTAAAACGGACAATAAAGGTCAGGCAAATCTGAGCTTAGAGTATCGAAACGCTGTTGTTTGTGTCGATGCAGTTGCTGGTCAAACGGTAGATAGCAACCGCGGTCTAGTTCAGCACGACTTCACTTTGGTGAATGCGGGCAGTGGCACAATCATCAACCCAATGACTAACATGGTGAACAAGCTTCTGGCAGAAGACTCTGAGTTAACGGTAGCTGACGCTGAAGAACAAGTGGTTGCTGCTATCACTGGTGATGGTGGCTTGGAAGTGTCACAAGCACTTATTTTTGGCGACTACATTGCTGATACTACAGAGCAAGCTGAAGCACTTAACCTGATCGGCGAAGTGTTGGTGGACCATTCCGACCAAGACATCGAAACTAAGCTTAAATTGACACAGGCGATGGCGGAGGCAACACAAGAGATCATTGATGCCGATGACCAAACGCTTGAAGACTACTCACCGATCATCGATATTCCACCGGGTGGTGGCGATATCATCGTGACGCCAAACACCCGACCAAAAGTTGTCGGCACCACTGAACCCGTTGAATTGACTCTGGGCGAAGCATGGCGTCCAAACAATGTGAACGACAAATTCAAAGATGCTGAAGGTGATGACATGACCTTCACGATGGTTGTCGTGGATGGTGACGGCAATAATGGTCTGTCTATCGATTCGGTAACGGGCTTGATCACTGGTGAGCCAGAAAATGCAGGTAGCTTTGTTTACCATATCTTTGCGACCGATACTCATGATGCTCGTTCATACCCACTGACGTTTGAAGTTACCGTGTTAACGGACAACCAGCCTCCTGTTGTTGATGAGGGTGAGCTTGCAAACCTGCAGTCGACCATGAATACATGGATGCTGACAGAAGGCGAGTCGCTGATGGATACATTAGATGTAAGTGCGTTGTTCACTGATAAAGATGGTGATGACTTAGAATACAAAGTCGAAACGACCCTGTCAGTTGCAGCACGCAATGGTTTTAATGCCTTAGTGAACGATGAGGGTACGGTGAGTTTTACCGGTCTTATCCCACGTCCAGCGGCGGCAGGTGCTGAAACTCTGACTGTCTCAGTTAACGATGGCGTTAACAGTGATTGGATTTCGGCAACGTTGAGCTTCCCGATTATTGAAGAAGCTCCACTACCGCCAGTGGATGGCCACCCATTAGAAAACCACACATGGCACTTCCTAGAGTGGGGCTCAGATGATGGAAGCGACAGTGGTGTGAATGAAGCAACACGTGTTTGGTGTGACTCGGTGCGCTTTAGTGATGGCAAAGTCTACTTCAATCAACGCAGCTTGGATAATCTACAATCTTGTGGAGAAGCTGATCAGCTGGAAACATCAAGTTCTTACATCGTGAAAGATGATGTTATTGAATGGAGTATGAGCTGGGAAGATGAAGAAGATGGCATCATGTCTGAAACGGTTCAGTTGAAAATTGCTCAAGATGCTGATGATTTAGGACAAGGCGCTAAAATGGTGTTGATGTCATTCATGGATGATGAAGAAGAGCACCAACGGTTGGCTTGGTATGTGAATAAGAGCGATGTTGAAGCTCGCATCACGTTAGATTCAGACATGGAAGATGAGGATGAGATTAAATTTGCTATGTATCTTCCTGGTGCGCAAGAAGGTCAATATGAGCTAGGGAATGTTTTCATGTCGATGGGGCTACCTCATCCTCAAGATCAAGGTAGGTACGATGCGAACTTGTTCTTCAGTATTCCAGAGCAGGATATTACGTGTGACGATATTGGAGAGTTTTACGAGACATTCTTCATTAGTGGTTACGATATAGACGGTAAGCCATTCCAATCACACTCAAATGGTTGGGGTGGTGGCTTCGAGTGCTACGACAATATTGATAACGAAGGCTTTAATTATGCCGGCATCGATTTCGATATCTATGAAGAACTGGATGTTGGTGAGGTATACAGCTTCATCGGTATTATGAAGTTCGAGGAGCTTGAGCACTTAGAAGAGATCAAGTTCAACATGACTTGGGAAGGTATCAAACAGTAA
- a CDS encoding ECF-type sigma factor: MVRTKNTNSDGEHLTELISKWQVGCKVSEEQIFRFAYHRLKGLAQQRLQKSGASLHRDKESTNTTALIHESYLKVAALDKGAIEKTRDFYLMAAKAMQHILINQAWAAQADKRQPDQSLVLEQALSIEGLPLDRRIALEQSLIEFTNHYPRQSNVLKLKYYIGLRHTEICQLLECSSSLVEKDLKFARSWLHNRLAA; the protein is encoded by the coding sequence ATGGTAAGAACTAAAAATACCAACAGCGATGGCGAGCACCTTACCGAGTTGATTTCAAAGTGGCAGGTTGGCTGTAAGGTATCTGAAGAGCAGATATTTCGTTTTGCCTATCATAGGCTAAAAGGGTTGGCTCAGCAGCGTCTCCAAAAGTCCGGTGCAAGCTTACATAGAGACAAAGAGTCAACCAACACCACAGCTCTAATTCACGAATCTTATTTGAAGGTGGCAGCATTGGATAAAGGAGCCATCGAAAAAACTCGAGACTTCTATCTAATGGCCGCCAAAGCGATGCAGCACATACTGATCAACCAAGCTTGGGCGGCACAGGCCGACAAGCGTCAACCTGACCAGTCTCTTGTCCTAGAACAGGCTTTGTCGATTGAAGGTCTACCTTTAGACCGTAGGATTGCGTTAGAGCAGTCTTTGATTGAATTTACCAACCACTACCCACGCCAGTCTAACGTGTTAAAGCTCAAGTATTACATTGGACTTAGACATACCGAAATCTGTCAGCTCTTGGAGTGTAGTTCTAGCTTAGTGGAAAAGGATCTTAAATTCGCTAGGAGTTGGCTTCACAATAGACTCGCTGCGTGA